In the genome of Pseudonocardia cypriaca, the window CCCGGCGTCGACGGTCTGGTCCGCAGACCAGATCGGCCGCGTCGCCGCGCCGCTGCGCGAGCAGGTCGTCACGCTGGTGCGCGACGCCATCCTCGGGTTCCGGCTGCAGCCGGGCCAGCGGCTCGTGGAGCGCGAGCTGGTGGAGCAGCTCGGGGTCTCCCGCGCCACCGTCCGCGAGGTGCTGCGCCAGCTCGCCGCGGAGGGGCTGGTCACGGTGGTGCCGCAGCGCGGCGCGATCGTCACCGCCCTGTCGCCGGACGACGCCGCCGACCTGTACGAGATGCGTGCATCGCTCGAGGCGCTCGCGGTGCAGCGGTTCGTGCAGCGGGCCACCGCCGATCAGGTGGCGGCGCTGCGCGCGGCCGTCGGCGAGATCGAGCGCACCGCCGACGCGGGCGACCCGCAGGACCAGCTGCACGCCAAGGACCGCTTCTACGAGGTGCTGCTCGCCGGGTCGGGCAGCCGGCCGCTGCAGGAGACGCTCGCCGGGCTGCAGGCCCGGGTGCGGCTGCTGCGGGCCACGTCGCTCGCCGCGCCCGGCCGGCCGCGGGAGGCGGCCGCTGAGCTGCGCGCCGTTGTCGACGCGGTCGAGGCCGGCGATGCCGACGCGGCCGCGGCGGCGTGCGCCCGCCACATCCACAACGCGGCGCGCACCGCGCTCGCGCGCCTGCACTCCTGATCCCCTCTCCGACACTCCCTCCGGAGGAGTCCCGTGTCGCTCACGCCCGAACAGCAGCAGATCAAGGACGAGTTCGTACAGGTGCGGGGCACCTGGGGCGAGCCGTGGCAGCGCATGCTGGAGCTCGATCCCGAGTTCGTCCGCGCCTACCTGCGCTTCTCCGCCGTCCCGTGGACGGGGGAGTCGCACCTGGAGCCGAAGGTCAAGGAGTTCGTCTACATCGCGGCCGACGCCGCGGCCACCCACCTCTACGAGCCGGGCATCCGCCAGCACATCGCCGCGGCGTTCGGGCACGGCGCGACCCGCGAGGAGATCATGGAGGTCATCGAGCTGACCTCCACCCTCGGCATCCACGCGAGCAACATCGGCGTGCCGCTGCTGCTGGAGGTGCTGCAGGAGGAGGGCCTGCGCGACGGCCCGGCCCCGCTGGACGACCGCCGTGAGCGCCTCAAGGCCGAGTTCACCGCGAACCGCGGCTACTGGCACGAGTTCTGGGACGGCCTGCTGGAGCTCGACCCCGACCTCTTCGAGGCCTACACCGAGTTCTCCTCGGTGCCGTGGCGCACCGGCACGCTGCCGC includes:
- a CDS encoding GntR family transcriptional regulator, with amino-acid sequence MDGSPASTVWSADQIGRVAAPLREQVVTLVRDAILGFRLQPGQRLVERELVEQLGVSRATVREVLRQLAAEGLVTVVPQRGAIVTALSPDDAADLYEMRASLEALAVQRFVQRATADQVAALRAAVGEIERTADAGDPQDQLHAKDRFYEVLLAGSGSRPLQETLAGLQARVRLLRATSLAAPGRPREAAAELRAVVDAVEAGDADAAAAACARHIHNAARTALARLHS
- a CDS encoding carboxymuconolactone decarboxylase family protein, with the translated sequence MSLTPEQQQIKDEFVQVRGTWGEPWQRMLELDPEFVRAYLRFSAVPWTGESHLEPKVKEFVYIAADAAATHLYEPGIRQHIAAAFGHGATREEIMEVIELTSTLGIHASNIGVPLLLEVLQEEGLRDGPAPLDDRRERLKAEFTANRGYWHEFWDGLLELDPDLFEAYTEFSSVPWRTGTLPPKVKELIYIAFDASATHLYVPGLKLHMQNAVRLGATAGEIMEVLAIVSVIGIHAATTATPILAEIAAQQGDRAAG